A window of the Virgibacillus pantothenticus genome harbors these coding sequences:
- a CDS encoding polysaccharide biosynthesis protein — protein sequence MGYKSRLGLLILLDSVIVTTAIFIASWVVYPYTSVVSMDAIVISAIALLVFHHVFAYIFKLYNKVWAYASVGELIAIVQAVTFSVIGAAIVQYIANDFSLYKRALLVTWMLHIIFIGGSRFIWRILRDRYIKDDRDHKRTLIVGAGAAGAMIARQLRDQSQEAELCPVAFVDDDLTKQKMQLYNIPVKGRVRDIPQIVGDMGIEYIVIAIPSLRNGQLKKIVDFCNQTNAKVQMIPKLEDLMTGKVTVSSLKNIEVEDLLGREPVELDIHAISKYVTDQTVMVTGAGGSIGSEICRQVMKFSPSKIILVGHGEFSIYSIDMELRGKYRDAGIEIIPVIGDVQDRDRMFEIMEMYKPRIVYHAAAHKHVPLMEQNPHEAVKNNIIGTKNVAEAADTFGIHTFVLVSTDKAVNPTNVMGATKRIAEMVIQDLSARSKTKFTAVRFGNVLGSRGSVIPLFRKQIADGGPVTVTDPKMTRYFMTIPEASRLVIQAGTLAKGGEIFVLDMGEPVKIVDLAKNLIKLSGYTEEEIPIEFTGIRPGEKMYEELLGEDEVHSDAVYEKIYVGKTSEVDQDVINGMIETFESYTRKDLKDALMEIVYMEHAYVTVKGS from the coding sequence TCACGACAGCCATTTTTATTGCGTCGTGGGTCGTATACCCTTATACATCTGTTGTCAGCATGGACGCAATCGTTATTAGCGCAATAGCACTTCTAGTCTTTCATCATGTGTTTGCGTACATATTTAAGCTGTACAACAAAGTATGGGCCTATGCCAGCGTTGGTGAATTAATTGCCATCGTGCAGGCTGTAACGTTTTCTGTTATTGGAGCAGCTATTGTGCAATACATAGCCAATGATTTCAGTCTTTACAAGCGAGCACTGCTCGTTACATGGATGTTACATATTATATTTATTGGTGGTTCACGATTTATATGGCGCATTTTACGCGACCGATACATAAAAGATGACCGTGACCATAAACGGACACTTATCGTAGGTGCTGGGGCAGCGGGTGCGATGATTGCTCGACAATTACGTGATCAGAGCCAAGAAGCAGAGCTTTGTCCAGTTGCGTTTGTCGATGATGATTTAACGAAACAAAAAATGCAATTATATAATATTCCTGTAAAAGGAAGGGTGCGGGATATTCCACAAATCGTTGGTGATATGGGGATAGAATATATCGTTATTGCGATCCCGTCGCTTCGTAATGGTCAATTGAAGAAAATTGTCGACTTTTGTAATCAAACAAATGCAAAAGTGCAAATGATCCCGAAACTTGAAGATTTAATGACCGGTAAAGTTACCGTCAGCAGCTTGAAAAATATTGAAGTCGAGGACCTATTGGGACGCGAACCCGTGGAACTTGATATTCATGCGATTTCTAAATATGTGACCGACCAAACGGTTATGGTTACTGGTGCAGGTGGGTCAATCGGTTCCGAAATATGCCGGCAAGTTATGAAATTTTCTCCAAGCAAAATTATTTTAGTAGGTCATGGTGAATTCAGCATTTATTCGATTGATATGGAATTACGTGGGAAATATCGTGACGCAGGCATTGAAATTATCCCGGTTATCGGCGATGTTCAGGATCGTGACCGCATGTTTGAGATTATGGAGATGTACAAACCCCGTATTGTCTATCATGCAGCAGCCCACAAGCATGTCCCATTAATGGAACAGAACCCACATGAAGCAGTAAAAAATAATATTATCGGTACCAAGAATGTCGCGGAGGCTGCTGATACATTTGGTATACATACATTCGTATTAGTATCGACGGATAAGGCGGTCAACCCGACAAATGTCATGGGAGCTACAAAGCGCATTGCGGAAATGGTTATCCAAGATTTATCGGCACGTAGTAAGACGAAGTTCACCGCTGTTCGATTCGGAAACGTATTAGGAAGCAGAGGCAGTGTTATTCCGCTTTTTAGAAAACAAATTGCCGATGGCGGTCCAGTTACTGTGACTGATCCAAAGATGACTCGCTATTTTATGACGATACCGGAAGCTTCCCGTCTTGTTATTCAGGCTGGAACTCTAGCTAAAGGCGGCGAAATTTTCGTCCTTGATATGGGTGAGCCTGTAAAAATCGTTGACCTAGCAAAAAATTTGATCAAGCTATCCGGCTATACGGAAGAAGAAATTCCAATTGAATTTACTGGTATCCGACCGGGTGAGAAAATGTACGAGGAACTGCTTGGTGAAGATGAAGTGCACTCCGATGCGGTTTATGAAAAGATATATGTCGGCAAAACGTCCGAAGTCGACCAAGACGTGATCAACGGAATGATCGAAACGTTTGAAAGCTATACACGCAAAGATTTAAAAGATGCACTCATGGAAATAGTCTATATGGAACATGCATATGTAACAGTGAAAGGCTCGTAA